In Mesorhizobium sp., one DNA window encodes the following:
- a CDS encoding MmcQ/YjbR family DNA-binding protein, translating into MTDADDLRRAALALDGTTEAPHVDRAAFKVKRIYVTLAADGATANFKFSPDEQALKCEVAPDAFAPVPNAWGKQGWTTATLSALSQADLDDALTIAWRHALAAPRRR; encoded by the coding sequence GTGACGGATGCCGACGATCTGCGCCGCGCCGCGCTTGCTCTCGACGGCACCACCGAGGCGCCGCATGTCGACCGCGCCGCCTTCAAGGTGAAGCGGATCTACGTCACGCTGGCGGCCGACGGCGCGACTGCCAACTTCAAGTTCAGCCCGGACGAGCAGGCGCTCAAATGCGAGGTGGCGCCCGATGCGTTCGCCCCGGTGCCGAACGCCTGGGGCAAGCAGGGCTGGACGACGGCGACGCTCTCGGCGCTGTCCCAGGCCGACCTCGACGATGCGCTGACGATCGCGTGGCGTCATGCCCTTGCCGCGCCGCGTCGCCGGTAG
- the hrcA gene encoding heat-inducible transcriptional repressor HrcA, producing the protein MTKPIFDQNLQSLDARSRDIFRAIVDSYLRDGEPLGSRNLSRMLPASLSPATVRNVMSDLEQLGLIYAPHISAGRLPTQKGLRFFVDAFMELGDLSEEERRVIEAQVKASGSGSTLEQMLTEASQMLSGMSRGAGLVVAAKNEVPLKHLEFIQLEPNRALAVLVSQNGDVENRIVELPPGVTTSQLMEASNFLNAHIAGRTLAEARAEVARLKAETKTALDALSQELVDKGLAVWAGGDGGLPATLIVRGRANLLENVTAEADIQLLRHLFEDLETKDGLMQLLDLAEGGSGVRIFIGSENKLFSLSGSSLVVAPYRDKNARVVGALGVIGPTRLNYARIVPMVDYTAQMISRMLR; encoded by the coding sequence ATGACGAAACCGATCTTCGACCAGAACCTGCAGTCGCTCGATGCGCGCTCCCGCGACATCTTTCGGGCTATCGTCGATTCCTACCTGCGCGACGGCGAGCCGCTCGGCTCGCGCAACCTGTCGCGCATGCTGCCGGCGTCGCTGTCGCCGGCCACCGTGCGCAACGTGATGAGCGACCTGGAGCAGTTGGGGCTCATCTACGCGCCGCATATCTCCGCCGGCCGGCTGCCGACCCAGAAGGGCCTGCGCTTCTTCGTCGACGCCTTCATGGAGCTCGGCGATCTCTCCGAAGAAGAGCGCCGGGTGATAGAAGCGCAGGTCAAGGCTTCCGGCTCCGGATCGACGCTGGAGCAGATGCTGACCGAGGCCAGCCAGATGCTGTCGGGCATGTCGCGCGGCGCCGGTCTCGTCGTCGCCGCCAAGAACGAGGTGCCGCTCAAGCATCTCGAATTCATCCAGCTCGAACCCAATCGCGCGCTGGCCGTGCTGGTGTCGCAGAACGGCGACGTCGAGAACCGCATCGTCGAACTGCCGCCGGGGGTCACCACGTCACAGCTGATGGAAGCGTCGAACTTCCTCAATGCGCATATCGCCGGGCGCACACTCGCCGAGGCACGCGCCGAGGTGGCGCGGCTGAAGGCCGAGACCAAGACGGCGCTCGACGCGCTGTCGCAGGAGCTGGTCGACAAGGGGCTGGCAGTCTGGGCCGGCGGCGACGGCGGGCTGCCGGCGACGCTGATCGTGCGCGGCCGCGCGAACCTGCTCGAAAACGTCACCGCCGAGGCCGACATCCAGCTGCTGCGGCATCTGTTCGAGGACCTCGAGACCAAGGACGGGCTGATGCAGCTGCTCGACCTGGCGGAAGGCGGATCGGGCGTGCGCATCTTCATCGGCTCGGAGAACAAGCTGTTCTCGCTGTCCGGCTCGTCGCTTGTCGTCGCGCCCTACCGCGACAAGAACGCACGGGTGGTCGGCGCGCTCGGCGTCATCGGCCCGACAAGGCTCAACTATGCGCGGATTGTTCCTATGGTGGATTATACCGCGCAGATGATCAGCCGGATGCTGCGGTGA
- the rph gene encoding ribonuclease PH produces the protein MRPSKRQPDEMRAISFERGVSKHAEGSCLVKFGDTHVLCTASLEEKVPGWLRNTGKGWVTAEYGMLPRSTGDRMRREAASGKQGGRTMEIQRLIGRSLRSVVDLQALGEVQITVDCDVIQADGGTRTAAITGGFVALHDCLSWMAARKMTDVSKVLRDHVAAISCGIHEGVPVLDLDYLEDSSAGTDANFVMTGKGGIVEIQGTAEGIPFTEEEFAALMSLAKKGIARLVDLQKMAVG, from the coding sequence ATGCGTCCTTCCAAACGCCAGCCCGACGAGATGCGGGCGATTTCCTTCGAACGCGGCGTCTCCAAGCACGCCGAGGGCTCGTGCCTCGTCAAGTTCGGCGACACGCATGTCCTGTGCACGGCGAGCCTGGAGGAGAAGGTGCCGGGCTGGCTGCGCAACACCGGCAAGGGATGGGTGACGGCTGAATACGGTATGCTGCCGCGCTCGACCGGCGACCGCATGCGCCGCGAGGCGGCAAGCGGCAAGCAGGGCGGCCGTACCATGGAGATCCAGCGTCTGATCGGCCGTTCGCTGCGCTCGGTCGTCGACCTGCAGGCGCTGGGCGAGGTGCAGATCACCGTGGACTGCGACGTGATCCAGGCCGATGGCGGCACCCGCACGGCCGCGATCACCGGCGGCTTCGTCGCGCTTCACGACTGCCTGTCCTGGATGGCCGCGCGGAAAATGACCGACGTTTCGAAGGTGCTCCGGGACCATGTCGCGGCGATTTCCTGCGGCATCCATGAGGGCGTGCCCGTTCTCGACCTCGACTATCTTGAGGATTCCTCCGCCGGCACCGACGCCAATTTCGTCATGACCGGCAAAGGCGGGATCGTCGAGATCCAGGGCACCGCGGAAGGCATCCCCTTCACCGAGGAGGAATTCGCCGCGCTGATGTCGCTCGCCAAGAAGGGCATCGCCCGCCTCGTCGACCTGCAGAAGATGGCGGTTGGGTGA
- a CDS encoding trimeric intracellular cation channel family protein, with translation MNPILAFDYAGVAVFAATGALAASRKELDIIGFLFLASVTGVGGGTFRDLILGLTPVFWVREPGYILVCASVAVLVFFTAHLFESRWRLLLWLDAVGLAAYCVLGAQIGLTVTGSPAIAIVTGILTATFGGILRDLLANEPSVLLRPEVYVTAALVGASSHTGLTLAGFPLLGAALIGAAAAFIVRGGALKFGWTFPRYKARPGRRPEDIP, from the coding sequence ATGAACCCCATCCTCGCCTTCGACTATGCCGGCGTCGCGGTCTTCGCGGCCACCGGCGCGCTGGCGGCATCGAGGAAAGAGCTGGACATCATCGGGTTCCTGTTCCTCGCCAGCGTCACCGGCGTCGGCGGAGGCACGTTCCGCGACCTGATCCTCGGCCTGACGCCGGTGTTCTGGGTGAGAGAACCCGGCTATATCCTCGTATGCGCGAGCGTGGCGGTGCTCGTCTTCTTCACCGCTCATCTTTTCGAAAGCCGCTGGCGGCTGCTCCTGTGGCTCGATGCAGTCGGCCTGGCGGCTTACTGCGTGCTCGGCGCGCAGATCGGGCTAACCGTCACCGGGTCGCCCGCGATCGCCATCGTCACCGGCATCCTCACCGCCACCTTCGGCGGCATCCTGCGCGACCTGCTGGCAAACGAGCCTTCGGTGTTGCTGCGGCCCGAAGTCTACGTGACAGCCGCTCTCGTCGGCGCGTCGTCGCATACCGGGCTGACGCTTGCCGGATTTCCGCTGCTCGGGGCAGCCCTGATCGGGGCGGCGGCGGCCTTCATCGTGCGCGGAGGAGCCCTCAAGTTCGGCTGGACGTTTCCGCGCTACAAGGCCAGGCCAGGTCGGCGCCCTGAAGACATTCCCTGA
- the grpE gene encoding nucleotide exchange factor GrpE yields MSEKPHDDINDERIEDAAEAGAGQGHDGDYEALVRLMKENEELKDRALRLAAEMENLRRRTARDMVDARTYAVTNFARDMLTVSDNLRRALDAVPAEAKEAGDAGFKALFEGVDITERAMLAALERHGVKKLEPQGEKFDPNFHQAMFEVPNPDVPNGTVVQVVQSGYSIGDRVLRPAMVGVAKGGPKAAPAQAAEPGPVNEQAEKDA; encoded by the coding sequence ATGAGCGAGAAGCCCCACGACGACATCAACGACGAACGGATCGAGGACGCCGCCGAGGCGGGCGCGGGCCAAGGCCATGACGGCGACTACGAGGCGCTGGTGCGGCTGATGAAGGAGAACGAGGAATTGAAGGACCGGGCTCTCCGCCTCGCGGCCGAGATGGAGAATCTGCGCCGCCGCACCGCCCGCGACATGGTCGACGCGCGCACCTACGCCGTGACCAATTTCGCCCGCGACATGCTGACCGTGTCGGACAACCTGCGCCGTGCGCTGGATGCCGTGCCGGCCGAGGCGAAGGAAGCTGGCGACGCCGGCTTCAAGGCGCTGTTCGAGGGCGTCGACATCACCGAACGCGCGATGCTCGCGGCTTTGGAGCGGCACGGCGTGAAGAAGCTGGAGCCGCAGGGGGAGAAGTTCGACCCGAATTTCCACCAGGCGATGTTCGAAGTGCCCAACCCCGACGTGCCGAACGGAACTGTCGTGCAGGTCGTGCAGTCCGGCTATTCGATCGGCGACCGCGTGCTGCGCCCCGCCATGGTCGGCGTCGCCAAGGGCGGCCCGAAGGCGGCACCGGCGCAGGCCGCCGAGCCGGGACCCGTGAACGAGCAGGCGGAGAAGGATGCGTGA
- a CDS encoding outer membrane beta-barrel protein — protein sequence MRLRVAALLLIAAMPAFAADDIPAPVAERFAGDQDFDWSGFRLGVQGGYAWGSPGVVASEGVIGGIHGGYDWTLGAAVAGVEGSVSAADIEIGPNNRLTSVIDLRARLGYSFDRVLVYGTAGGAYGSTSAGFDGRGSAVGAGLDFATLENAIFGLKYLKYKFENMNNTGNSLEIDLIQGTLTYKF from the coding sequence GTGAGACTGCGCGTAGCTGCCCTGTTGTTGATCGCGGCAATGCCGGCGTTCGCCGCCGACGATATTCCCGCGCCGGTCGCCGAGCGTTTTGCAGGCGACCAGGATTTCGACTGGAGCGGCTTCCGCCTCGGCGTGCAGGGCGGGTATGCCTGGGGAAGCCCGGGAGTCGTCGCCAGCGAAGGGGTGATCGGCGGTATCCATGGCGGCTATGACTGGACGCTCGGAGCCGCAGTGGCGGGCGTGGAAGGATCGGTTTCGGCCGCCGACATCGAGATCGGCCCCAACAACCGGCTGACCTCCGTCATCGACCTCCGGGCGAGGCTCGGCTATTCGTTCGACCGGGTGCTCGTTTACGGCACCGCGGGTGGTGCCTATGGCAGTACCAGCGCCGGTTTCGACGGCCGCGGTTCGGCAGTCGGCGCCGGGCTCGATTTCGCCACGCTGGAGAACGCCATCTTCGGGTTGAAATACCTGAAGTACAAGTTCGAAAACATGAACAATACCGGCAACTCTCTCGAGATCGACCTGATCCAGGGCACGCTTACCTACAAATTCTAA